Proteins encoded within one genomic window of Mycobacteriales bacterium:
- a CDS encoding SRPBCC family protein, producing the protein MRQELTTDTVDRYVDATPEALYAIIADITRTPELSDEILSCTWLGGATEPVVGARFHAKNKAGHGPAWGNKPVIVTVVPDREIAWARTEPFAGTVEWRYRFIPEGTGTRVTESYTVTKPLTIVGWFIIGGLYGRKDRRRDLHNGMTETLARLSRIAATAAV; encoded by the coding sequence ATGAGACAGGAACTCACCACCGACACGGTCGACCGCTACGTCGACGCCACGCCCGAGGCGCTCTACGCCATCATCGCCGACATCACCCGCACGCCCGAGCTGTCGGACGAGATTCTCAGCTGCACATGGCTCGGCGGCGCCACCGAGCCCGTCGTCGGAGCCCGCTTCCACGCCAAGAACAAGGCCGGCCACGGACCCGCCTGGGGCAACAAGCCGGTCATCGTCACCGTCGTGCCCGACCGCGAGATCGCCTGGGCCCGCACGGAGCCGTTCGCCGGCACCGTCGAATGGCGCTACCGCTTCATCCCCGAGGGCACCGGCACCCGCGTCACCGAGTCCTACACCGTCACCAAGCCGCTGACCATCGTCGGCTGGTTCATCATCGGCGGTCTGTACGGGCGCAAGGACCGCCGTCGTGATCTGCACAACGGCATGACCGAAACGCTCGCCCGGCTCAGCCGGATCGCCGCGACCGCGGCCGTCTGA
- a CDS encoding amidohydrolase family protein, with protein MRGRLPTGRAVTVQVADGIVTGIDDAPDEADLPWLLPGLLDLQVNGYGGLDVNADPPGSAVVHDLTRALWRHGITGWCPTIITAGRADMLARISAVADAVARDETTRHGVVGIHVEGPHLSPQDGARGVHEARHVRPPDVAELETWVDAAAGLLAIVTLSPEWDGAEDYVRACRARGVVAAIGHTAASPEQIHRCVDAGATLSTHLGNGAPATIPRHPNAIWAQLAADPLSASFIADGHHLPADTMTAMIRAKTVPRSVLISDSTALAGRPPGDYDTPVGGRVTLSADGRLAPVGSPYLAGSAITLADAVGRVVDLARVSLADAVRMATANPAGVLGGRGRGRGRVEPGAPADLFTCDWSPGDRGLRVREVVVAGRTV; from the coding sequence ATGCGGGGTCGGCTCCCAACCGGTCGGGCCGTCACGGTCCAGGTCGCCGACGGGATCGTCACCGGGATCGACGACGCGCCGGACGAGGCCGACCTGCCGTGGCTGTTGCCCGGACTGCTCGACCTGCAGGTCAACGGGTACGGCGGCCTGGACGTCAACGCCGACCCGCCCGGATCCGCGGTCGTGCACGACCTGACCCGGGCGTTGTGGCGGCACGGGATCACCGGCTGGTGCCCGACGATCATCACCGCCGGCCGCGCCGACATGCTCGCCCGGATCAGCGCCGTCGCCGACGCCGTGGCCCGCGACGAGACGACCCGGCACGGCGTCGTCGGGATTCACGTCGAAGGCCCGCACCTGTCGCCGCAGGACGGCGCACGCGGCGTGCACGAGGCGCGCCATGTCCGGCCGCCTGACGTCGCCGAACTCGAGACCTGGGTCGATGCCGCAGCCGGCCTGCTCGCCATCGTCACTCTCTCCCCCGAGTGGGACGGCGCGGAGGACTACGTGCGCGCCTGCCGGGCGCGGGGTGTCGTCGCCGCCATCGGCCACACCGCCGCGAGCCCCGAACAGATCCACCGGTGCGTGGACGCCGGGGCGACCTTGTCGACCCACCTCGGCAACGGGGCGCCGGCCACCATCCCGCGCCACCCCAATGCCATCTGGGCCCAGCTCGCCGCCGATCCGCTGTCCGCCAGCTTCATCGCGGACGGCCATCACCTGCCCGCCGACACGATGACCGCGATGATCCGAGCCAAGACCGTGCCGCGCAGTGTGCTGATCAGCGACAGCACGGCCCTGGCCGGGCGACCGCCCGGCGACTACGACACGCCGGTCGGCGGGCGCGTCACTCTCTCCGCCGACGGCCGGCTCGCCCCGGTCGGCAGCCCCTACCTGGCCGGATCGGCGATCACGCTCGCCGACGCGGTGGGCCGGGTGGTCGACCTCGCCCGGGTGTCGCTGGCCGACGCCGTACGGATGGCGACGGCAAACCCGGCCGGCGTCCTCGGCGGGCGGGGCCGTGGCCGTGGCCGGGTGGAGCCCGGGGCTCCCGCCGATCTGTTCACCTGCGACTGGTCACCGGGCGATCGAGGGCTGCGGGTGCGGGAGGTCGTCGTGGCGGGTCGGACCGTGTGA
- a CDS encoding CDP-alcohol phosphatidyltransferase family protein, with protein sequence MTPESRLAAADPPIDRVWTIPNALSIARLLGVPLFLWLLLGPHADIAALVVLALSGISDYLDGKIARALGQTSQLGVLLDPAADRLYVLATLVAFAVRGLIPWWLVAILVGRDLILGLCLPVLRRHGYGPLQVHYLGKAATFNLLYAFPFLLLAEIVGGTAAQVIQPIAWAFTIWGTALYLWAGALYVWQVITLVGADRRGAPPAPETV encoded by the coding sequence GTGACACCGGAGTCGCGGCTGGCGGCCGCCGACCCGCCCATCGACCGGGTCTGGACCATTCCCAACGCGCTGTCCATCGCGCGGTTGCTCGGGGTGCCGCTGTTCCTCTGGCTGCTGCTCGGCCCGCACGCCGACATCGCCGCTCTGGTGGTGCTGGCACTCTCCGGCATCTCCGACTACCTCGACGGCAAGATCGCCCGCGCTCTCGGCCAGACCAGCCAGCTCGGCGTACTCCTCGATCCGGCCGCCGACCGGCTCTACGTCCTGGCGACGCTGGTGGCGTTCGCGGTGCGAGGGCTGATCCCGTGGTGGCTCGTGGCGATCCTGGTCGGCCGCGACCTGATTCTCGGCCTGTGCCTGCCGGTGCTGCGCCGCCACGGCTACGGCCCGCTGCAGGTGCACTACCTGGGCAAGGCGGCGACCTTCAACCTGCTCTACGCCTTCCCGTTCCTGCTGCTCGCCGAGATCGTCGGAGGCACGGCCGCCCAGGTGATCCAGCCGATCGCGTGGGCGTTCACGATCTGGGGTACGGCGCTCTACCTGTGGGCGGGCGCGCTCTACGTGTGGCAGGTCATCACACTGGTAGGGGCCGACCGCCGGGGGGCACCACCCGCGCCGGAGACCGTGTGA
- a CDS encoding DUF881 domain-containing protein → MTKTQTPATGSGTGPTRSLLDGLMNDTLDPGYAEAAKRRAAAGAPAPARGRARTWLVIGLVLAGLLLAVAYRQTARQAPESARDRQALIGDVDRATRTGDQLQRKVAALTAAVGRDRSAGLAETSSGRAAAGTLTRLEAAAALVPVHGPGIAVTLADAAPIKRTDPVTGQQTTEPPNDTGLVQDRDLQSIVNALWASGAEAVAINGQRLAPTSTIRAAGGAILVDLFPVSSPYTIQAIGEPGGLGARFAGSPTASQFRSYVGLYGLQFATRTAGHLSLPAAADAGLHYARPVPATRTPTTPAPTKRGGH, encoded by the coding sequence GTGACGAAGACGCAGACGCCGGCCACCGGATCCGGCACCGGACCGACGCGCTCGCTGCTCGACGGGTTGATGAACGACACCCTCGATCCCGGGTACGCCGAGGCCGCGAAGAGACGTGCCGCCGCCGGTGCGCCCGCACCTGCACGGGGCCGCGCCCGGACCTGGCTGGTGATCGGGTTGGTCCTGGCCGGGCTGCTTCTTGCGGTGGCCTACCGGCAGACCGCCCGCCAGGCACCGGAGTCGGCTCGGGACCGGCAGGCGCTGATCGGCGACGTCGACCGGGCCACCCGCACCGGGGACCAGCTGCAGCGCAAGGTCGCGGCCTTGACCGCCGCGGTCGGCCGGGACCGCAGCGCCGGACTCGCCGAGACCAGCTCGGGCCGGGCCGCCGCGGGCACGTTGACCCGTCTGGAGGCCGCGGCCGCACTCGTGCCGGTCCACGGCCCGGGCATCGCGGTCACCCTTGCCGACGCCGCACCGATCAAGCGCACCGACCCGGTGACCGGACAGCAGACCACCGAGCCGCCGAACGACACCGGGCTCGTACAGGACCGCGATCTGCAGAGCATCGTCAATGCGCTCTGGGCGTCCGGCGCGGAGGCCGTCGCGATCAACGGGCAGCGGCTCGCCCCCACCAGCACCATTCGCGCGGCCGGTGGCGCCATCCTCGTCGACCTCTTCCCGGTGTCGAGTCCCTACACGATCCAGGCGATCGGCGAGCCGGGCGGGCTCGGCGCGAGGTTCGCCGGATCCCCGACGGCCAGTCAGTTCCGTAGCTACGTCGGCCTTTACGGCCTGCAGTTCGCCACCCGGACCGCGGGTCACCTGTCGCTCCCTGCGGCCGCCGACGCCGGCCTGCACTACGCCCGACCGGTACCGGCCACACGGACGCCCACCACACCGGCGCCCACCAAACGGGGAGGCCACTGA
- a CDS encoding small basic family protein: protein MIPALALAVGIVLGIVLGPTVPLWLQPYLPIAVVAALDAVFGGVRAHLDGIFDAKVFVVSFVSNALVAALIVFLGDKLGVGAQLSTGVVVVFGIRIFGNVAAIRRHVFRA, encoded by the coding sequence ATGATCCCGGCCCTCGCGCTCGCCGTCGGCATCGTCCTCGGCATCGTCCTCGGACCCACCGTGCCGTTGTGGCTGCAGCCCTATCTGCCCATCGCCGTGGTCGCCGCCCTGGACGCGGTGTTCGGCGGCGTCCGTGCCCACCTCGACGGCATCTTCGACGCGAAGGTCTTCGTCGTGTCCTTCGTCTCCAACGCCCTCGTCGCCGCCCTGATCGTCTTCCTCGGCGACAAGCTCGGCGTCGGGGCGCAGCTTTCCACCGGAGTGGTCGTCGTCTTCGGGATCCGCATCTTCGGCAACGTGGCCGCGATCCGCCGGCACGTGTTCCGGGCATGA
- a CDS encoding DUF881 domain-containing protein, translating to MTDAGRAEQVREKLRTAARFGTSPAGLLIGLLCGLLGFGLAVQVHSQTATGGLATARQSDLVRILDDVSSREQRLRGQVAALQATRSRLASGGDRAAAALTEARSRASSLAILAGTLPAQGPGLDLTITDPRSRVDPDTLLDAVQELRAAGAETIEVNDVRIGLSSAWTGSAGGVSLDGKSLTAPYNVVAIGDPSTLAAAMNIPGGVADTVHQQGGLVSSIQRDHVVVSALRPISRLHYAAPTGGH from the coding sequence ATGACCGACGCCGGGCGCGCCGAACAGGTGCGCGAGAAGCTCCGGACCGCCGCGCGCTTCGGCACCTCGCCGGCCGGTCTTCTGATCGGGCTGCTCTGCGGCCTGCTCGGGTTCGGCCTCGCCGTCCAGGTGCACTCCCAGACCGCGACCGGCGGGCTGGCGACCGCGCGGCAGTCCGACCTGGTCCGGATCCTCGACGACGTCTCCAGCCGCGAGCAGCGGCTGCGCGGTCAGGTCGCGGCGCTGCAGGCAACGAGGAGCCGGCTGGCGTCGGGCGGCGACCGGGCCGCCGCGGCGCTCACCGAAGCCAGGTCGCGGGCGTCGTCGCTCGCCATCCTGGCCGGCACCCTGCCCGCGCAAGGTCCCGGACTCGACCTGACCATCACCGACCCGCGGTCCCGGGTCGACCCCGACACCCTGCTCGACGCCGTACAGGAACTTCGCGCGGCCGGTGCCGAGACCATCGAGGTCAACGACGTACGGATCGGGTTGTCCAGCGCCTGGACCGGTTCGGCCGGGGGAGTGTCGCTGGACGGAAAGAGCCTGACCGCGCCGTACAACGTCGTGGCGATCGGCGACCCGTCCACCCTCGCGGCGGCGATGAACATCCCCGGAGGTGTCGCGGACACCGTGCACCAGCAGGGCGGACTGGTGAGTTCGATCCAGCGTGACCACGTCGTCGTCTCCGCCTTGCGACCCATTTCGCGGCTTCATTACGCTGCACCGACCGGCGGGCATTGA
- the gcvH gene encoding glycine cleavage system protein GcvH has translation MSTPTELKYTAEHEWAKVGPDGRTIRVGVTDFAQNALGDVVFVSLPAVDTDLEKGQPMGEVESTKSVSDVYAPASGTVAARNDALDEHPELINSDPYGDGWLVEITVTDTSALEDMLDAEAYQKTLDPQ, from the coding sequence GTGAGTACCCCTACGGAGCTGAAGTACACCGCCGAGCACGAGTGGGCGAAGGTCGGTCCGGACGGCCGGACGATCCGGGTGGGCGTCACCGACTTCGCGCAGAACGCGCTCGGGGACGTCGTCTTCGTCTCGCTGCCCGCGGTCGACACCGACCTCGAGAAGGGCCAGCCGATGGGCGAGGTCGAGTCGACGAAGAGCGTCTCCGACGTCTACGCACCGGCCTCCGGCACCGTCGCCGCGCGCAACGACGCCCTCGACGAGCACCCCGAACTGATCAACTCCGATCCGTACGGCGACGGCTGGCTGGTGGAGATCACCGTCACCGACACATCGGCGTTGGAGGACATGCTCGATGCCGAGGCGTACCAGAAGACCCTCGACCCGCAGTGA
- a CDS encoding FHA domain-containing protein: MFCTRCGQQNADESRFCSQCGARLPRSGETSAAETTSIIPSSAFDDVAEATEASEPGQLGSVDALPAGSALLVVKRGPNAGSRFLLDQDTTTAGRHPDSDIFLDDVTVSRRHAEFRRSGADFSVFDVGSLNGTYVNRERIEGVGLTGGDEVQIGKFRLVFLTGSQAGSEDVSQAAG; this comes from the coding sequence GTGTTTTGTACCCGATGCGGCCAGCAGAATGCCGACGAAAGTCGGTTCTGCTCGCAGTGTGGCGCGCGCCTGCCGCGCTCCGGTGAGACGTCGGCGGCGGAGACGACGTCGATCATCCCGAGCAGCGCGTTCGACGACGTCGCCGAGGCGACCGAAGCATCCGAGCCCGGCCAACTGGGATCGGTCGACGCGCTCCCGGCCGGTTCCGCGCTGCTCGTCGTCAAGCGCGGCCCCAACGCCGGCAGCCGGTTCCTGCTCGACCAGGACACGACCACGGCCGGACGCCATCCCGACAGCGACATCTTCCTCGACGACGTGACGGTCTCCCGGCGGCACGCGGAGTTCCGGCGCAGCGGTGCCGACTTCTCGGTGTTCGACGTCGGCAGCCTCAACGGCACCTACGTCAACCGCGAGCGGATCGAGGGCGTCGGACTCACCGGCGGCGACGAGGTGCAGATCGGCAAATTCCGGCTGGTGTTCCTCACCGGCTCCCAAGCGGGGAGCGAGGACGTGTCACAGGCGGCCGGGTGA